One Astatotilapia calliptera chromosome 1, fAstCal1.2, whole genome shotgun sequence DNA segment encodes these proteins:
- the coxfa4l3 gene encoding normal mucosa of esophagus-specific gene 1 protein, whose protein sequence is MSGFFQMLRKRKELIPLIGFMAFAATGATSASIYFLLTKPDVILNKTSNPEPWERLDPSKPQKLITINQQWKPVEELEIVKSLTK, encoded by the exons ATGTCTGGATTTTTCCAAATGTTGAGAAAAAGGAAGGAG CTCATCCCTCTGATAGGGTTTATGGCTTTTGCTGCAACAGGAGCCACCTCTGCATCGATCTACTTTCTGCTCACTAAACCTGACGTTAT TTTGAATAAGACCAGCAACCCAGAGCCATGGGAGAGGCTGGACCCGTCAAAGCCCCAGAAG CTCATCACCATCAATCAGCAGTGGAAGCCCGTGGAGGAGCTGGAGATCGTGAAGAGCCTCACAAAGTGA